GGGGTATAAATCCGGGTGCATCTCAACCTCCGCGGCCCTTTTTAGGGGGGCGTCCTTAACTATTGCATGTGATGCGTATTCTTCCTGAATCCTGACGGGTCTTTTATGTCGCTTCTGCACCTGCGCCTTGATCTTCTCCACACGGTTTATGATTTCTTCCGCTTGGCTGAGTAACTGTTGCGGGGTCCGGCCCAGGAGTTTCGAGAGCCTGGATACCCACAGCCCCATACCATCTTCATTGTGGCAGGAATCACACCCGGCGGAGAGGTTTTTGTGGGCCTTAAGTCTGGAGAGGGGAGGTGTCAATTCTCCTTTGGAGCGCAGGTGGCCGTAGAGAAGGTTTTTGTAGGCTACCGTGATATCAAAGGCAGGTTCTTCAACCGCCAGCGGCCTTCCGAGACGGTCGTAAATATTGCCCCTTCGCGCCGGTACGGAGTAGTCCCTCAGCAGGCGCTGCTGCGATATGCCGCTGTACTTGGCGCCCTCAAAAATTTGCAGGTATCCAAGCCTTATCACCAGCAGTGTGAAGGATGCGATGACAAGAGCGAAGATTATCTTTAGTCTGTTAGGGTACATGAGATTATCAGAGCAGGTCCCGCCTGAGGTGCAGCGGCCTGAACTTTCTAAAAAGGAAATAGGGTGCCGTGGCCCACGCGGCGGTGTAAGCCGAACCCGCGAAAACGTTTAAAATCATGGGAGACGGGGCAATCGTCCCGTAGTAGAGCCACATAAAGAGCGCCGAACCACCCCTGTAGATGATGGAGGCTATGAGTACGACGAGTAGCTGCATCAGTATGTTGCCGGTATATACCTTGTGTCTTAGAAGACCTATGAGGATGACGATTACAATGAAGAACGAAGCGTTCACGCCGAGAGGCCCCTCGGTGAGGATATCCTTGGAAAGACCCATTATGCAGGCGGTTACGCTTGCCTCAGAGAGGTCCAGGTTCAGTGCCGCAAGGACTGCGAAGATAAGGAAAAAGTCCGGCTGTATACCCAGAAACCCAATCTGGTTGAACGTCGTGCTCTCCAGGATGGAGATAAATAACGCACAGGCTATCAGGATTATCCACAGCATTATAGTATGGTCTTGAGTACAGACACTACTTCTTCAGTACAAGAACGGTGTTTATCCTGGCAGGGTTCACCCTGGGCCTGAGTTTTAGTGTACTGTAGGGAGAACCCTCCTTTGCAATGTCTTCTGTCACGGTGGCTATAAGCAGCGAGTCCGGGAATATCCCGCCAATGGATGACGATACTACCTTGTATCCCTTCTCCACCCTTTGTCCCCATCTTGACAGGTACTTGAGCCTGCATGAGTTTCCGGAGCCTCCCTCGACTATACCGACGTCTTCCGTTTCCAGAATGCGCGCGGGGACCTTCGAGGCCGGGTCCGTTATCAATATCACCCTGCTGGTGGATTTGCCGACGGTAGAAACCCTTCCTACAAGCGCGGCATTGGCAATCACCACACTGTTCTCGGTGACACCGTGTCGTGAGCCCACGTCAATCAGCATACTCTTTCTCTGGTCGGAGGTGTCATACGCGACCACGTTAGCAAGTAGCGGTTTCTGTTCCAGGACCCCTTCCTTGTAGTATTCCGTTACTGAAGACAGCTTCGTCTGCAGGCGGTCTATAGTTGTCTTTTGGGCCACGATCACGTTTTCCAGGATGAAGACGTCCTCCTCCAGGTCGTTTACTTTAGAAGAGGTATTCCAGGAACGCGGTAGCCAGATAAGGGTCTTCTGAACAGCGGTACCTGCTGTAAGGAACACCTTCTGGATGGGCGCAAGAGGTCTGGAGAGAGTGAGCTTTATATGATCGGAGACCCTTGACGGGATGGCCAGCAGTG
Above is a genomic segment from Candidatus Bathyanammoxibius amoris containing:
- the mreD gene encoding rod shape-determining protein MreD, which codes for MLWIILIACALFISILESTTFNQIGFLGIQPDFFLIFAVLAALNLDLSEASVTACIMGLSKDILTEGPLGVNASFFIVIVILIGLLRHKVYTGNILMQLLVVLIASIIYRGGSALFMWLYYGTIAPSPMILNVFAGSAYTAAWATAPYFLFRKFRPLHLRRDLL
- a CDS encoding rod shape-determining protein MreC yields the protein MRTRRNNKKKRFLKIFLPTIVLLIVCLSLLAIPSRVSDHIKLTLSRPLAPIQKVFLTAGTAVQKTLIWLPRSWNTSSKVNDLEEDVFILENVIVAQKTTIDRLQTKLSSVTEYYKEGVLEQKPLLANVVAYDTSDQRKSMLIDVGSRHGVTENSVVIANAALVGRVSTVGKSTSRVILITDPASKVPARILETEDVGIVEGGSGNSCRLKYLSRWGQRVEKGYKVVSSSIGGIFPDSLLIATVTEDIAKEGSPYSTLKLRPRVNPARINTVLVLKK